One segment of Fibrobacter sp. UWB10 DNA contains the following:
- a CDS encoding GDP-mannose 4,6-dehydratase, with translation MSILVTGGTGALGYHILSSLVGTTHDLYSFSDEQPQPWQKVDGVEYLNGDLLNFKHMQDVIQFVQPTHIYHLASQSSVGLSYKKPYETLNINLLGTQNLLEAVRQNCPKAKVMLLSSSEIYGRTDHQLTYLHKESDAPNPLTPYATSKACMELLGNQFKNAYGLHVVFARPFHFTGPHHSRRFVIPSITYQLVKIKYYGAEPTIYSGSLDISRDVIDVRDVARGMIQLLNQSEPGEAYNLCCGKSYTFRELTEMLVDIAEVSVDFRFDPGYERSNDIPLLIGDPTKAMNMGWKPMISVEDSLTDLFNEMVLRRRTELKLGMGQDLRL, from the coding sequence ATGAGTATTCTTGTAACCGGCGGAACAGGAGCTCTAGGCTACCACATTTTGTCGAGCCTCGTGGGAACGACGCACGACCTTTACAGCTTTAGCGACGAACAGCCGCAGCCCTGGCAGAAGGTCGATGGCGTTGAATACCTGAACGGCGACTTGCTGAACTTTAAGCACATGCAGGACGTGATTCAGTTTGTGCAGCCCACGCACATTTACCACCTGGCAAGCCAATCGTCGGTGGGACTCAGCTACAAGAAACCATACGAAACGCTGAACATCAACTTGCTCGGCACGCAGAACTTGCTCGAAGCAGTGCGCCAGAATTGCCCCAAGGCAAAGGTGATGCTTTTAAGTTCCAGCGAAATTTACGGCCGCACCGATCATCAGCTTACCTACTTGCACAAAGAATCGGACGCCCCCAATCCGCTCACGCCTTATGCAACCTCTAAAGCTTGCATGGAACTTTTGGGAAACCAGTTCAAGAATGCTTACGGACTGCACGTGGTTTTTGCACGCCCCTTCCACTTTACGGGCCCGCACCACAGCCGTCGTTTCGTCATTCCCTCGATTACCTACCAGCTTGTCAAAATCAAGTATTACGGCGCAGAACCGACCATTTATTCGGGCAGTCTCGACATCAGCCGCGACGTGATTGACGTGCGCGATGTGGCACGCGGCATGATTCAGCTTTTGAACCAGTCTGAACCGGGCGAAGCCTACAACCTTTGCTGCGGCAAGTCTTACACCTTCCGCGAACTCACCGAAATGCTGGTGGACATTGCCGAGGTAAGCGTAGACTTCCGTTTTGATCCGGGTTACGAACGCAGCAACGACATTCCGCTTTTGATTGGCGACCCCACTAAGGCAATGAACATGGGTTGGAAGCCGATGATTAGCGTCGAAGACAGTCTGACCGACTTGTTCAACGAAATGGTATTACGCCGTCGTACAGAACTCAAGCTCGGTATGGGACAGGACTTGAGACTGTAA
- the hisA gene encoding phosphoribosylformimino-5-aminoimidazole carboxamide ribotide isomerase produces MTKFRPCIDLHDGRVKQIVGSSLNDSGTGLKTNFETDRSPAWFAELYKKDGIKGGHVIMLGKGNTEAAKAALAAYPGGLQVGGGITADNAKEFLDAGASHVIVTSWIFPEGKLDRERLELLSKTVGKEHLVLDLSCKRVSAPEEEPRWKIAINRWQTLIDIEVSKETLEDLSRYCDEFLIHAADVEGKQQGMDDELIMFLAEHSPIPCTYAGGAKSLEDLKHCKQISNGTIDLTIGSALDLFGGKGVKYADCVKFNKA; encoded by the coding sequence ATGACTAAGTTTCGCCCATGCATTGACCTGCACGACGGACGTGTTAAGCAGATTGTAGGCAGTTCGCTGAATGACAGCGGCACGGGTCTCAAGACGAATTTTGAAACAGACCGCTCCCCCGCTTGGTTCGCAGAACTGTACAAGAAAGACGGAATCAAGGGCGGTCACGTGATTATGCTCGGCAAGGGCAATACCGAAGCTGCCAAAGCCGCACTCGCCGCCTACCCCGGCGGACTGCAAGTAGGCGGAGGCATTACCGCCGACAACGCCAAGGAATTCCTGGACGCAGGCGCAAGCCATGTGATTGTGACCAGCTGGATTTTCCCCGAAGGCAAACTCGACCGCGAGCGTTTGGAATTGCTCTCGAAAACGGTCGGCAAAGAACACCTGGTTCTCGATTTGAGCTGCAAGCGCGTAAGTGCCCCCGAAGAAGAGCCTCGCTGGAAAATCGCAATTAACCGCTGGCAAACTTTGATTGACATCGAAGTCAGCAAGGAAACGCTCGAAGACCTTTCCCGCTACTGCGACGAATTCTTGATTCACGCCGCCGATGTCGAAGGAAAGCAGCAGGGCATGGACGACGAACTGATTATGTTCCTCGCCGAACACAGCCCAATTCCTTGCACGTATGCGGGTGGCGCCAAGTCGCTTGAAGACCTCAAGCACTGCAAACAAATTTCTAACGGAACGATTGATCTCACCATCGGATCGGCCTTGGACCTGTTCGGTGGCAAAGGAGTGAAATATGCCGACTGCGTCAAATTCAACAAAGCTTAA
- a CDS encoding glycosyltransferase, with protein MPTASNSTKLKATDVLDSRPAIFGRTVTSTFRKMFSFKHQPPGNLRTGMIPPIVFGSLILNIPKLLKLRSYLKKERKQHPADDVRILFYSDNLDETNGIANNLRNVIPYMRAHGMHAFLAGNAFNTRPCGVVENSYCLLLPRLFSMEQLGYANSELAIPRIGPVLRLLKRYPVDLIEFETPSPGAWLVCFCAKVAGIKVFSHYRTDVPTYTKTLVKAKWMFHFVLWLMKVFYGMTKPVVSPCKDYADILTSQLKIPANQVQILPRGLPLEKFSPDLRGKGTWEKYSDSANRKVRFSFIGRISKEKNLEFLNGVWKKFAAKHNDVELMYVGYGWYLEEIKKFFEGDNSVHFAGEQGGETLASLYADSDFFLFPSVTDTFGNVVVEAMSTGTPAIVSNYGGPHDIVMDEAAGRILPIDEDAWLNALEECRRIYLEEPATYAKMRETAHERSLKYTMESSTKAQFEFFRKLKRDAYGL; from the coding sequence ATGCCGACTGCGTCAAATTCAACAAAGCTTAAGGCCACCGACGTTTTAGACTCGCGCCCGGCTATCTTTGGACGCACCGTCACGAGCACCTTCAGAAAGATGTTCTCGTTCAAGCACCAGCCCCCTGGAAACCTGCGCACGGGCATGATTCCGCCCATCGTTTTCGGCTCGCTGATTCTGAACATTCCCAAGCTTTTAAAACTGCGTTCTTACCTGAAAAAGGAACGCAAGCAGCACCCCGCCGACGACGTACGCATTCTTTTTTATTCCGACAACTTGGATGAAACAAACGGAATCGCCAACAACCTGAGAAACGTGATTCCCTACATGCGCGCCCACGGCATGCATGCATTCCTCGCCGGAAACGCCTTCAACACGCGCCCCTGCGGTGTCGTAGAAAACAGCTACTGTCTGCTGCTCCCGCGCTTGTTCAGCATGGAACAGCTCGGATACGCCAACAGTGAACTTGCTATTCCGCGCATTGGCCCGGTACTTCGCTTGCTTAAGCGCTACCCTGTAGACTTGATTGAATTCGAAACACCAAGCCCTGGCGCATGGCTCGTATGCTTCTGCGCAAAGGTCGCAGGCATTAAAGTCTTTAGCCATTACCGCACCGACGTTCCGACTTACACCAAGACGCTTGTGAAAGCCAAGTGGATGTTCCACTTTGTGCTTTGGCTCATGAAAGTCTTCTATGGCATGACCAAGCCTGTCGTCAGCCCCTGCAAGGACTACGCCGACATTCTGACTTCGCAGCTAAAGATTCCTGCAAACCAGGTGCAAATACTCCCCCGCGGGCTCCCGCTTGAAAAATTCTCGCCGGATTTGCGCGGTAAGGGCACTTGGGAAAAGTACAGCGACTCCGCCAACCGTAAAGTGCGATTCTCGTTCATCGGACGCATTTCTAAAGAAAAGAATTTGGAATTCTTGAACGGCGTTTGGAAAAAGTTTGCCGCCAAGCACAACGACGTAGAACTCATGTATGTGGGCTACGGCTGGTATCTCGAAGAAATCAAGAAGTTCTTTGAAGGCGACAACAGCGTGCATTTTGCAGGCGAACAGGGCGGCGAAACGCTCGCAAGCCTTTATGCCGATTCCGACTTCTTCTTGTTCCCGAGCGTTACAGATACCTTCGGAAACGTGGTCGTCGAGGCCATGTCTACAGGCACGCCCGCAATTGTCAGCAATTACGGTGGCCCACACGACATTGTGATGGACGAAGCCGCAGGCAGAATCTTGCCGATTGACGAAGACGCCTGGCTGAACGCTTTGGAAGAATGCCGCCGCATTTACCTTGAAGAACCCGCCACCTACGCCAAGATGCGCGAAACGGCCCACGAACGCAGCCTCAAGTACACCATGGAATCTTCCACCAAGGCTCAGTTCGAATTCTTCAGGAAGCTGAAACGCGACGCGTATGGATTGTAA
- a CDS encoding A/G-specific adenine glycosylase, with protein MDCKKLREWFKKNAAELPWRLSDLDAPRDPYAVWISETMLQQTQVSTVRDYFTRWMKRFPDVATLAKASEEEVFKYWQGLGYYSRARNILKTAKIVAECKEFPRTRKELEALPGIGAYTAGAILSLAYHEREAILDGNLVRIFSRLFTLDFLPTESKDALKTYWDYAREIADSPKAYMHNEALMELGRTVCKIKNPDCANCPLQGACKAFAENRTAEFPPSKKHIQKDWHGTVLVIESADHKILAIHGGQKFFKNQFTLPHFESPRNATAGLPAQAEDYINADNVCAVKNIGKFKHNITVHKIECDVLHIQLKTKAPLHCAPELRWVNISQTQEFFANSFCLKALTLLH; from the coding sequence ATGGATTGTAAAAAGCTCCGCGAGTGGTTTAAGAAGAACGCGGCAGAATTGCCGTGGCGATTGTCCGATTTGGACGCCCCGCGCGATCCGTATGCAGTGTGGATTAGCGAAACCATGCTACAGCAAACGCAGGTTTCTACCGTTCGCGACTATTTTACGCGCTGGATGAAGCGTTTTCCCGACGTAGCGACACTTGCCAAAGCCAGCGAAGAAGAAGTCTTTAAATACTGGCAGGGATTGGGCTATTACAGCCGCGCAAGAAACATTCTAAAGACTGCAAAAATCGTTGCAGAATGCAAGGAATTTCCCCGCACCCGTAAGGAGCTTGAAGCCTTGCCGGGCATTGGAGCATACACCGCTGGCGCAATTTTAAGCCTCGCCTACCACGAGCGCGAAGCGATTCTTGACGGCAATCTGGTACGCATTTTTTCGCGACTTTTCACGCTCGACTTTTTGCCAACGGAATCTAAAGACGCCTTAAAAACTTACTGGGATTACGCCCGCGAAATCGCCGACTCGCCTAAGGCCTACATGCATAATGAAGCCTTGATGGAGCTTGGCCGCACCGTTTGCAAAATCAAAAATCCCGATTGCGCAAACTGCCCGCTACAAGGAGCCTGCAAGGCCTTCGCCGAAAACCGCACCGCCGAATTCCCGCCCAGCAAAAAGCACATTCAAAAAGACTGGCACGGCACCGTACTCGTTATCGAAAGTGCCGACCACAAGATTTTAGCAATCCACGGCGGTCAAAAATTCTTCAAGAACCAATTCACGCTCCCGCATTTCGAATCGCCGCGCAACGCAACCGCAGGCCTTCCCGCCCAAGCCGAAGACTACATTAACGCTGACAATGTCTGCGCAGTCAAGAATATCGGCAAATTCAAGCACAACATTACCGTGCATAAAATTGAATGCGACGTTCTACACATCCAGCTAAAAACAAAAGCCCCGCTACATTGCGCGCCGGAGCTTCGGTGGGTCAACATTTCTCAGACCCAAGAATTTTTCGCCAACAGTTTTTGCCTGAAAGCGCTTACCCTGCTACATTAA
- a CDS encoding transcription antitermination factor NusB, whose protein sequence is MLDESLKERMEAYRVLLQWQKGGSFIKEAGLSPFAMELALGVCRRHLFLQYFVKTLVKKMPSLEVCTVLEMGLFQMFFTEVPDHAAVATTVELVKAASLGEGSARFMNAVLHAARKSGLPALPPQKVRRVSIENSVPEWLVRRWFDIYGGTRAEALAKATLERPVEWIRVNLQKTSAPVLAQKLGITGASILYDRYIQVPADAKLKPILESESFAKGEFSMQNPSAYEVVKLLDLKPGLKVWDACAAPGGKAALMAEMDSSLDILASDVSENRVLKMHDLVDRLGLTNVRVECRDVLRGVAGSPARRGSEQRNRASEGEASPFDRILLDVPCSNMGVIARRPESVYRITPESIKELAELQYNILKAASTKLAPGGILVYATCSPDPEETTKVVNKFVKENPEFEKGESVLPGAEDSRYDGFFAQALRRK, encoded by the coding sequence TTGCTTGATGAATCCTTGAAAGAACGCATGGAAGCGTACCGCGTGCTTCTGCAGTGGCAGAAAGGCGGTAGCTTTATTAAAGAGGCAGGCCTTTCGCCGTTTGCGATGGAACTTGCTTTGGGCGTATGCCGCAGGCATTTGTTCTTGCAGTACTTTGTGAAGACGCTTGTGAAGAAAATGCCTTCGCTTGAAGTCTGCACCGTGCTTGAAATGGGACTGTTCCAGATGTTCTTTACCGAGGTGCCGGACCATGCCGCCGTTGCGACTACGGTGGAACTTGTTAAGGCGGCGAGCCTTGGCGAAGGCTCCGCGCGGTTTATGAATGCCGTGCTGCATGCCGCGCGCAAGTCCGGCTTACCGGCGCTCCCACCTCAAAAGGTGCGGCGCGTGTCCATCGAGAATTCGGTGCCCGAATGGCTGGTGCGCAGGTGGTTTGATATTTATGGCGGTACACGCGCCGAAGCGCTCGCGAAAGCGACGCTGGAGCGCCCTGTGGAATGGATTCGCGTGAATCTGCAAAAGACATCGGCACCGGTACTTGCACAAAAGCTTGGAATCACGGGCGCAAGCATTCTTTACGACCGCTACATTCAAGTGCCTGCCGATGCAAAACTCAAGCCGATTCTGGAATCGGAATCTTTTGCGAAGGGCGAATTCAGCATGCAGAATCCGTCTGCTTACGAAGTCGTGAAACTGCTGGATTTAAAGCCCGGCCTTAAGGTTTGGGACGCATGTGCGGCTCCTGGCGGCAAGGCTGCCCTTATGGCCGAGATGGATTCTTCGCTTGATATTCTTGCAAGCGATGTATCCGAGAATCGCGTGCTCAAGATGCATGATCTTGTAGACCGCTTGGGACTTACGAACGTCCGCGTGGAATGCCGCGATGTGCTTAGGGGCGTTGCGGGCTCTCCCGCTAGAAGGGGTAGCGAGCAACGGAATCGTGCGAGCGAGGGGGAGGCTTCCCCCTTTGACAGGATACTCCTTGACGTGCCTTGCAGCAACATGGGCGTGATTGCTCGCCGTCCGGAATCGGTTTACCGCATTACGCCGGAATCGATTAAGGAACTGGCAGAACTGCAGTACAATATTTTGAAGGCTGCTTCGACAAAGCTTGCGCCGGGCGGAATTCTGGTGTATGCGACTTGCAGCCCGGACCCTGAAGAAACGACCAAGGTCGTGAACAAGTTCGTGAAGGAAAATCCGGAATTTGAAAAGGGCGAATCGGTGCTCCCGGGTGCCGAAGATTCCCGCTATGATGGTTTCTTTGCGCAAGCCTTACGTAGAAAGTAA
- the fmt gene encoding methionyl-tRNA formyltransferase, with translation MKIVFMGTPEFAACFLKHLKDSDFADVVAVVTQPDRPAGRGRVLTPPPVKQLALEYGLPVLQPTDLKAPEFESDLRAFGADLFVVVAYSILPKNILAVAKYGAVNVHGSLLPKYRGAAPVQRAIADGLPETGVTVFRLDEKMDHGPILAQKTVVIDHQDTTASLLEKMVAPGCEALDDAIHQLLEGREKDLTQDHAQASGAPKLKKEEGLIDFNLPAKVIHNRIRAFNPWPGGYGKLGGRMVYLRKTDTPENGPKLAPGAVEFKDNRFYVGTGEGVLEVIEIQAEGKKPMPVADFMRGIQKREGLAFA, from the coding sequence ATGAAAATCGTATTTATGGGAACGCCGGAATTTGCGGCCTGTTTTTTGAAGCATCTCAAGGATTCTGATTTTGCAGACGTGGTGGCTGTGGTGACTCAGCCCGACAGGCCTGCAGGGCGCGGGCGCGTGTTAACGCCGCCGCCAGTCAAGCAACTGGCGCTCGAATACGGGCTCCCCGTACTCCAGCCGACCGACTTGAAAGCCCCCGAATTCGAGAGCGACCTGCGCGCTTTCGGTGCAGATTTGTTCGTGGTCGTTGCCTATTCGATTTTGCCGAAGAATATTTTGGCGGTTGCAAAGTATGGCGCGGTGAATGTACACGGCAGCTTGTTGCCTAAGTACCGCGGTGCTGCCCCTGTGCAGCGTGCGATTGCCGACGGCCTGCCCGAAACGGGCGTGACTGTTTTCCGCTTGGACGAAAAGATGGACCACGGCCCGATTCTTGCTCAGAAGACGGTGGTGATTGACCATCAGGATACGACCGCAAGCCTCTTGGAAAAGATGGTGGCTCCTGGCTGCGAAGCGCTAGACGATGCCATTCACCAGTTACTCGAAGGTCGCGAAAAGGACTTGACGCAGGATCATGCCCAGGCCAGTGGCGCTCCGAAGCTGAAAAAAGAAGAAGGTTTGATTGATTTCAATTTGCCGGCAAAGGTGATTCACAACCGCATTCGCGCCTTCAATCCGTGGCCGGGTGGCTATGGAAAGCTGGGTGGCCGTATGGTTTACTTGCGCAAGACGGACACGCCGGAGAACGGTCCGAAACTGGCCCCGGGCGCGGTGGAATTCAAGGATAACCGATTCTACGTGGGCACGGGCGAAGGCGTGCTTGAAGTGATTGAAATTCAGGCCGAAGGTAAGAAGCCGATGCCGGTGGCCGACTTTATGCGCGGAATCCAGAAACGCGAAGGACTCGCTTTTGCTTGA
- a CDS encoding CidA/LrgA family protein codes for MKYRIYFSTFAPVMRIPLQLAVIFAICVAGEFLHRIVGVPLPGNIIGMVLLLILLCTKAIKPEQISGVSSFFLNHLALFFLPPSIAIMAVGDDVLSKWPLLLFLCIAFTLVTIAVGGRVTQLFIRKQEYRENLALRAERLAKRAPHNETNGGEK; via the coding sequence ATGAAATATAGAATATACTTTTCTACATTTGCACCCGTCATGAGAATACCGCTCCAACTTGCCGTCATTTTCGCCATTTGTGTGGCCGGGGAATTCCTCCACCGCATCGTAGGCGTGCCCCTCCCGGGGAACATTATCGGCATGGTCCTGCTCCTGATTTTACTTTGTACAAAAGCAATCAAGCCGGAGCAGATTTCGGGCGTTTCCAGTTTTTTCCTGAATCACTTGGCGCTTTTCTTTTTACCGCCGAGCATTGCCATCATGGCTGTCGGCGATGACGTCCTTTCGAAATGGCCTCTGCTCCTGTTTTTGTGCATTGCCTTCACGCTCGTCACCATCGCTGTCGGCGGCCGCGTTACGCAATTGTTCATCCGCAAGCAGGAATACCGCGAAAATTTGGCATTGCGTGCAGAACGCCTCGCCAAGCGAGCACCTCATAATGAAACAAACGGGGGCGAAAAATGA
- a CDS encoding LrgB family protein, which yields MNAIINSPLFGILLSLVAFEIGVTISKKFKYSFLNPLLIANILIVGFLLTTGISLESYNVGGDYISVMLSPATVVLAVPLYRQISKLKQFWKPILAGIFAGSLTSLACVIVVSKLVGLSDTLMLSLLPKSITIPMGSVVSAQIGGIPPVTIIAITITGITGAVAAPAVCRFCRIKNKVAQGIAIGTASHALGTTRAMEMGEVQGAMSSLSIGVAGLFTAIVAPIIISLI from the coding sequence ATGAACGCCATCATCAATTCTCCCCTGTTCGGAATTTTGCTTTCGCTTGTCGCCTTCGAAATCGGCGTCACCATCAGCAAAAAATTCAAGTATTCCTTCTTGAACCCGCTCCTGATTGCAAACATCTTGATTGTGGGTTTCTTGCTTACTACAGGAATCAGCCTTGAAAGCTACAACGTGGGCGGAGACTATATCTCGGTCATGCTTTCGCCCGCTACCGTGGTGCTTGCAGTCCCCCTCTATAGGCAAATTTCCAAGCTCAAGCAATTCTGGAAACCGATTCTCGCCGGAATTTTTGCGGGCAGCCTCACCTCGCTTGCCTGTGTCATTGTCGTAAGCAAACTCGTCGGCCTCAGCGATACGCTTATGCTTTCGCTTTTGCCCAAGTCCATCACGATTCCTATGGGTTCTGTGGTGTCGGCACAAATCGGCGGCATTCCGCCTGTCACCATTATCGCCATCACCATCACGGGAATCACGGGCGCCGTGGCCGCTCCTGCCGTATGCAGGTTCTGCAGAATCAAGAATAAAGTGGCTCAAGGTATTGCAATCGGTACCGCAAGCCATGCGCTTGGTACCACTAGGGCTATGGAAATGGGCGAAGTTCAAGGCGCCATGAGCAGCCTTTCTATCGGAGTTGCGGGCTTATTTACCGCCATCGTCGCCCCGATTATCATCAGCCTGATTTAA
- a CDS encoding nitroreductase family protein, with product MRFFSENYHQSICFARKEKPAEVCWETQKNPDRRYKGCNRIDMHQDEIPAFGYVSGDNLKPVGVYVVVRGRHVPDGVYAYDAAGRSKVPDVVGQLVRIGGRDEMKKIVAAFPDKDFAEEAPLLYIFTGLLERAVWHYREAAYAQVMQDAGSCVASVMLHSKSKGAKVFALSGFVDDEIAVALGLPSTEIPLAALAVFPEYSELAFDSVDGGVGETAYSNRGEMEPDIGYDASRYAAMFMRQNRVENITDLSKCIRIRRLAAQALPGEEFPLTPAKFDAPTYLSKLEDLVAPFKMFAPYRKVGIDLDDFSSMLRWLEVGQINLFGAGLLKIWVISFDIMFVFPGVYRYVPVRKSIYMQSGILNVKKFAKCHVVPEEAENTAFALLLTADLNESCNLLGERAYRYMNLNAGYLAESMNISGQMLRKTTRSERFFYHDELRKLCDIPETESIIAEILVGKA from the coding sequence ATGCGCTTTTTTTCTGAAAATTACCACCAATCCATCTGTTTTGCTCGCAAGGAAAAGCCTGCGGAAGTGTGTTGGGAAACGCAGAAAAATCCAGACAGGCGCTATAAAGGTTGCAATCGCATTGACATGCACCAAGACGAAATTCCTGCATTCGGTTATGTGTCGGGCGATAATTTAAAGCCTGTTGGAGTATACGTCGTTGTACGTGGGCGGCATGTGCCCGATGGCGTGTATGCCTACGATGCGGCGGGTCGTAGCAAGGTGCCCGATGTCGTGGGACAATTGGTGCGTATCGGTGGCCGCGATGAAATGAAAAAGATTGTGGCCGCGTTTCCGGATAAGGATTTTGCAGAAGAAGCTCCGCTGCTTTATATTTTTACGGGCCTTTTGGAACGCGCCGTTTGGCATTATAGAGAAGCGGCGTATGCGCAGGTGATGCAAGATGCGGGCTCGTGTGTAGCGAGTGTGATGTTGCATTCAAAATCGAAGGGCGCTAAAGTTTTTGCGCTGAGTGGATTTGTGGACGACGAAATTGCGGTGGCGCTTGGATTGCCTTCGACAGAGATTCCGCTTGCTGCCCTTGCTGTGTTCCCGGAATATAGCGAGCTTGCGTTTGATTCCGTTGACGGCGGTGTCGGCGAAACAGCGTATTCGAACCGCGGCGAAATGGAGCCGGATATAGGCTACGATGCTTCGCGTTATGCGGCCATGTTCATGCGCCAGAATCGCGTAGAAAACATTACCGACCTTTCGAAGTGTATTCGCATTAGACGGCTTGCGGCACAGGCGCTCCCGGGTGAAGAATTTCCGCTGACGCCTGCTAAGTTCGATGCCCCCACTTATTTGAGTAAGCTTGAAGATCTTGTGGCGCCTTTTAAAATGTTTGCGCCTTATCGAAAAGTCGGGATTGACCTGGATGATTTTTCGAGTATGCTTCGCTGGCTTGAAGTGGGGCAAATTAATTTGTTCGGCGCGGGCCTTTTGAAAATCTGGGTGATTTCGTTTGACATTATGTTCGTGTTCCCGGGCGTTTACCGCTATGTGCCGGTGCGCAAGTCCATTTATATGCAGTCGGGCATTTTGAATGTGAAAAAGTTTGCGAAGTGCCACGTGGTTCCCGAAGAAGCTGAAAATACGGCTTTTGCACTCTTGTTGACGGCAGATTTGAATGAATCTTGCAACTTGCTCGGCGAACGCGCTTACCGCTACATGAATTTGAACGCGGGCTATTTGGCGGAATCGATGAATATATCGGGACAAATGCTTCGCAAGACGACTCGCAGCGAACGGTTCTTTTATCACGACGAACTGAGAAAGCTGTGCGATATTCCTGAAACCGAAAGCATTATCGCCGAAATCTTGGTCGGCAAAGCTTAA